The Cenarchaeum symbiont of Oopsacas minuta genome segment CATCAAGTACTGCCTCTACACTTGTGGTAACAATATCTTTTCCCACGTGTCTTGCAGATACAGTATGTGATGATGCATATTCAACTTCAACTGTAACCTCGCACAAGGCATTAGAACCACCAGATATCGAGTCTAGATTGTATTTTTTTATTCGCATTCTAGAGGTCTCATCGGTTATCTTTTGTATGGCACCAAGGGCAGCATCTACAGGTCCCACCCCTTGAGCTGTGCAAGTATGCTCTGAGCCACCAACGCTCAATGTTACAGTGGCATTTGGCGTTGTGTCA includes the following:
- a CDS encoding 2-isopropylmalate synthase; protein product: MKVGKHAGMHGMLAMLSEFNIHPNDKVSAKILQQVKHTSDQGKKITDVELASIATKYMGLESSRKTVRLVDLSVSTGLDTTPNATVTLSVGGSEHTCTAQGVGPVDAALGAIQKITDETSRMRIKKYNLDSISGGSNALCEVTVEVEYASSHTVSARHVGKDIVTTSVEAVLDAINLVMLKSTGGN